In Niveispirillum cyanobacteriorum, the following proteins share a genomic window:
- a CDS encoding S41 family peptidase, whose protein sequence is MMQRRHFLALALAATSALTLPALAQTAPDSAQATAPVKAMDRTERQAVLRDLADSLENNFVFPDIGSRYATLLRQKAEADAYADLTDPVAFGERVTADLQAVAKDGHLRLAPQEVFASRAPRRPAPDAPASTKASGPPGLEETKMIGDVAYLRFNAFMGDEGMIARARGFLLDNAGKAKAVIIDARPHRGGGLAEMDAILPLLYAQPTTLVRMDTRASAFARGMPPFASLVNRVAPDGIVRQDHTVTPDLSEMRLQSVPVYYLTSRRSASAAEHLALAFKRTKRATLVGEKTAGAGHYGGVEPVGERFGAFIPVGRTYNPDNDWGWEGQGVAPDVETPADDALAKALELAGKAGAHPA, encoded by the coding sequence ATGATGCAGCGCCGCCATTTCCTCGCCCTCGCCCTGGCCGCCACCAGCGCCCTGACCCTGCCCGCCCTGGCCCAGACGGCACCGGACAGCGCACAGGCGACGGCACCGGTGAAGGCCATGGACAGGACGGAACGTCAGGCCGTGCTGCGCGATCTGGCCGACAGTCTGGAGAACAACTTCGTCTTTCCCGATATCGGCAGCCGTTACGCCACACTGCTGCGTCAGAAGGCAGAAGCCGATGCCTATGCCGACCTGACCGACCCTGTCGCCTTTGGGGAAAGGGTCACCGCCGACCTGCAGGCTGTGGCCAAGGATGGCCATCTGCGTCTGGCCCCGCAGGAGGTTTTCGCCAGCCGCGCCCCGCGCAGACCGGCCCCCGACGCGCCGGCCAGCACGAAGGCAAGCGGCCCGCCAGGTCTGGAAGAGACAAAGATGATCGGCGATGTCGCCTATCTGCGTTTCAACGCCTTTATGGGGGACGAGGGGATGATCGCCCGGGCGCGAGGCTTCCTGCTGGACAATGCCGGCAAGGCCAAGGCCGTGATCATCGATGCCCGCCCACACCGGGGTGGTGGGTTGGCGGAGATGGATGCCATCCTGCCCCTGCTCTATGCGCAGCCAACCACTCTGGTCCGCATGGATACCCGCGCCTCGGCCTTTGCGCGCGGCATGCCGCCCTTCGCCTCTCTGGTCAACCGCGTCGCCCCCGACGGCATTGTGCGGCAGGACCACACGGTCACCCCCGACCTGTCGGAAATGCGCCTGCAATCCGTGCCCGTCTACTACCTGACCTCCCGGCGCAGCGCATCCGCCGCCGAACATCTGGCCCTGGCATTCAAGCGTACCAAGCGCGCCACCCTGGTAGGGGAAAAGACGGCGGGTGCAGGCCATTATGGCGGGGTCGAACCGGTGGGTGAGCGTTTCGGCGCCTTCATCCCCGTGGGCCGCACCTACAACCCCGATAATGACTGGGGCTGGGAGGGCCAGGGCGTGGCCCCGGATGTGGAAACGCCTGCCGATGATGCACTGGCCAAGGCGCTGGAGCTGGCGGGCAAGGCGGGGGCCCATCCCGCCTGA
- a CDS encoding serine hydrolase domain-containing protein: MSLPARRPFRRLALLLATAASLIVPAALADGVDDYILGFMQRTHTPGVALAVVRDGKVEKMATYGVADAFARTNLEPSHTFQIASATKMLTGVALGRLEQAGKLSLDDDLRRHFPDAPDSWSRITIRQLATHSSGLEDRLGLGPDATTADIVAAAMKTPLAYEPGSRSRYGFTDFVVLQALIEKLSGEPFPAALRTWALTPLGMVESGFSTETNGTWTDRAAGIHVFRDGRQARDDFGYTPAGYAAGGLLTSLNDLVRFAQAIDKGDALPAATWQRLWMVPPFSIGKPGDFAIGWTKRDLLGHVAVGHSGGPALADILRLPDDRLTIMVMTNQRWLYPMLADGVAARYMPDRARMLPDDRPEMAERLRHALDSAARGTMDKTGFTEEAGNGMQGFFNDFGSALLTAAGPVRSIRLMEKATTPDGGDRRRYRVQFQHQSMVWLFSLNAAGQVDLMRPASDSTPLLP; encoded by the coding sequence ATGTCCTTGCCCGCCCGCCGCCCCTTCCGCCGCCTTGCCCTGCTGCTGGCCACCGCCGCCAGCCTGATCGTTCCCGCCGCCCTGGCCGATGGGGTGGATGATTACATTCTGGGCTTTATGCAGCGTACCCACACACCGGGCGTTGCGCTGGCCGTGGTGCGGGACGGCAAGGTCGAAAAAATGGCGACCTATGGCGTCGCCGACGCCTTTGCCCGCACCAACCTGGAACCCAGCCACACGTTCCAGATCGCATCGGCTACAAAAATGCTGACCGGTGTGGCGTTGGGCCGGCTGGAACAGGCGGGCAAGCTGTCACTGGATGACGATCTGCGCCGCCATTTCCCCGACGCACCCGACAGCTGGTCGCGTATCACCATCCGGCAGCTGGCCACCCACTCTTCGGGGCTGGAGGATCGGTTGGGCCTGGGGCCCGACGCCACCACCGCCGATATCGTGGCGGCGGCCATGAAGACCCCGCTGGCCTATGAACCGGGCAGCCGGTCACGCTATGGCTTCACCGATTTCGTGGTTCTGCAGGCTCTGATCGAAAAACTGTCGGGCGAACCGTTCCCGGCTGCCCTGCGCACCTGGGCGCTAACCCCGCTGGGCATGGTGGAAAGCGGCTTTTCCACGGAGACGAACGGGACCTGGACAGACCGGGCCGCGGGCATCCATGTCTTCCGGGACGGTCGGCAGGCCCGCGATGATTTCGGCTATACGCCCGCCGGTTATGCCGCCGGCGGCCTGCTGACCAGCCTGAATGATCTGGTCCGCTTTGCCCAGGCCATCGACAAGGGCGACGCCCTGCCCGCCGCCACGTGGCAGCGCCTGTGGATGGTGCCCCCCTTCAGCATTGGCAAGCCGGGTGATTTCGCCATCGGCTGGACCAAACGTGACCTGCTGGGCCATGTGGCCGTGGGGCACAGCGGCGGGCCGGCCCTGGCCGATATCCTGCGCCTTCCCGACGACCGGCTGACCATCATGGTTATGACCAATCAGCGCTGGCTCTATCCGATGCTGGCCGATGGGGTGGCCGCCCGCTATATGCCCGACCGCGCCCGGATGCTGCCCGATGACCGGCCGGAAATGGCCGAACGGCTGCGCCATGCCCTGGACAGTGCCGCCAGGGGCACCATGGACAAGACCGGCTTCACCGAAGAGGCGGGCAATGGCATGCAAGGCTTCTTCAATGATTTTGGCAGCGCCCTGTTGACCGCTGCCGGCCCCGTCCGATCCATCCGCCTGATGGAAAAGGCCACCACGCCCGACGGTGGCGACCGTCGCCGCTATCGGGTGCAGTTCCAGCACCAGTCCATGGTCTGGCTGTTCAGCCTGAATGCCGCAGGTCAGGTCGACCTGATGCGCCCGGCCAGCGACAGCACGCCGCTGCTGCCCTGA
- a CDS encoding HugZ family protein — translation MAVGEDKEPLDRPDDIGFAARSLMRGATLATLATLSRPGMEGGMEGWPSPSLVLVAFDLDASPLLLISRLAEHTRNLEADGRCGLLFDATVGHADRLTGPRLSVQGVAERAADPMLLERFIARHPSASAYAGFRDFALWRVTAKRGHMVAGFGRIHSLEPDLLRLPPADWRDLAPHHDDIVAHMNQDHADALALYATRLLDQPAGDWRLTGIDPDGCDLSTGPLTTRLPFATRIRDADMARAELVRLVARARNIG, via the coding sequence ATGGCGGTTGGTGAAGACAAAGAGCCACTGGATAGGCCTGATGACATCGGCTTCGCCGCCCGCAGCCTGATGCGCGGGGCCACATTGGCGACGCTGGCCACCTTGTCGCGGCCCGGCATGGAAGGCGGGATGGAGGGTTGGCCCAGCCCATCCCTGGTGCTGGTGGCGTTCGACCTGGATGCCAGCCCCCTGCTGCTGATCTCCCGTCTGGCCGAACATACCCGCAATCTGGAGGCGGATGGCCGCTGCGGTCTGCTGTTCGACGCCACGGTGGGCCACGCCGACCGCCTGACCGGGCCGCGCCTGTCGGTGCAGGGCGTGGCCGAACGGGCGGCCGACCCCATGCTGCTGGAACGGTTCATCGCCCGCCACCCGTCGGCAAGCGCCTATGCCGGATTTCGCGATTTCGCCCTGTGGCGGGTGACAGCGAAGCGGGGCCATATGGTGGCCGGCTTCGGACGCATCCACAGCCTGGAACCCGACCTGTTGCGTCTGCCGCCCGCCGATTGGCGGGATCTGGCACCCCATCACGACGATATCGTGGCCCATATGAACCAGGACCATGCCGACGCATTGGCCCTTTATGCCACCCGGCTTCTGGACCAGCCGGCGGGCGATTGGCGCTTGACTGGGATCGATCCCGATGGCTGCGACCTGTCCACCGGCCCCCTGACCACCCGCCTGCCCTTTGCCACCCGCATCCGGGACGCCGACATGGCACGGGCGGAACTGGTGCGGCTGGTGGCACGGGCGCGGAATATCGGCTGA
- a CDS encoding response regulator transcription factor: MSQVIALVDDDRNILTSVSIALEAEGYEVRTYGDGDEALRGITSRPVDMAVLDIKMPRMDGMELLQRLRQTTQMPIIFLTSKDDETDELQGLRMGADDYIKKPFSQRLLIERIKTLLRRTELAQGKGTAPDPGQTLVRGELVLDGARHLCTWKGKEIDLTVTEFLLVKALAIRPGHVKNRDQLMDAAYGEHIYVDDRTIDSHIKRLRKKFKVVDDDFQQIETLYGVGYKYKE, translated from the coding sequence GTGTCCCAAGTGATCGCCCTGGTCGATGACGACCGCAACATCCTGACGTCCGTGTCCATCGCGCTGGAAGCCGAGGGCTATGAGGTTCGCACCTATGGCGACGGTGATGAGGCGCTGCGCGGCATCACCTCCCGACCTGTCGACATGGCCGTGCTGGACATCAAGATGCCGCGCATGGACGGGATGGAACTTTTGCAGCGCCTGCGCCAGACCACGCAGATGCCCATCATCTTCCTGACCTCCAAGGATGATGAGACGGACGAGCTGCAGGGCCTGCGCATGGGGGCCGACGACTACATCAAGAAGCCGTTCAGCCAGCGCCTGCTGATCGAGCGCATCAAGACCCTGCTGCGCCGCACTGAGCTGGCGCAGGGCAAGGGCACGGCCCCCGATCCGGGCCAGACCCTGGTGCGCGGCGAACTGGTACTGGACGGTGCCCGCCATCTCTGCACCTGGAAGGGTAAGGAGATCGACCTGACGGTCACCGAATTCCTGCTGGTCAAGGCGCTGGCCATCCGTCCCGGCCATGTGAAGAACCGCGATCAACTGATGGATGCCGCCTATGGCGAGCATATCTATGTCGATGACCGCACCATCGACAGCCACATCAAGCGTCTGCGTAAGAAGTTCAAGGTCGTGGACGACGATTTCCAGCAGATCGAGACGCTATACGGCGTCGGTTACAAGTATAAAGAGTAG
- a CDS encoding stimulus-sensing domain-containing protein — MLERPFGDRAGGGKAAAETPARRRVRHFSPLTLRILAVNMLALAILLGGLLYLSTYQQWLIDKELSALSTEAKIFAGALGEGAMQPATDEFNEPTNQLSYELARQMVRRLVETTDTRTRLFAPNGELIADSRVLGGPKGTVQIEELPPLRDGNRLTEIGIAIYDYIVNAVPEREHLPAYPNEKDLTAENYPDVMKALSGEVGSNIWRIGRADGRSDMVLTVAVPVQRYKKVLGAVYISRGGAAVDVAVREFRMDILRLFAITLGVTVLLSFYLAGTIARPIRRLAQAADEVRHGHGRQVTIPDFSRRRDEVGDLSVSLREMTDAIWNRMDAIERFAADVAHEIKNPLTSMRSAVETVQRVKTDEQRQRLLSIIHHDVQRLDRLISDISNASRLDAELSRARAEPADVGQMLTMLANIHDATLGNAEALREAAAEAGGDVADAPAPVRVEVEMPNTRTGLVVPGLEGRLTQVFQNLLSNALSFSPPGGVVRFKVRSLPDRVEITCEDQGPGIPEGKLDAIFDRFYSERPKSEAFGKHSGLGLSISKQIIDAHQGRIFADNIKGADGAVQGARFTVVLPR, encoded by the coding sequence ATGTTGGAACGCCCGTTCGGCGACAGGGCCGGCGGCGGGAAGGCAGCGGCGGAAACGCCCGCCCGCCGGCGGGTGCGGCATTTCTCGCCCCTGACGCTGCGTATCCTGGCCGTCAATATGCTGGCGCTGGCCATCCTGCTGGGGGGCCTGCTCTACCTGTCCACCTATCAGCAATGGCTGATCGACAAGGAACTGTCGGCCCTGTCGACGGAGGCGAAGATATTCGCCGGTGCCTTGGGCGAAGGCGCTATGCAGCCCGCGACGGACGAGTTCAACGAACCCACCAACCAGCTTTCCTATGAGCTGGCGCGGCAGATGGTGCGGCGTCTGGTGGAAACCACCGACACCCGTACCCGCCTGTTTGCGCCCAATGGCGAACTGATCGCCGACAGCCGCGTGCTGGGCGGGCCGAAGGGGACGGTACAGATCGAAGAGCTGCCACCGCTGCGCGACGGCAACCGTCTGACCGAGATCGGCATCGCTATCTACGATTACATCGTCAATGCCGTGCCGGAGCGGGAGCATCTGCCCGCATATCCCAACGAGAAGGACCTGACGGCGGAGAATTACCCCGACGTCATGAAGGCGCTGTCAGGCGAGGTGGGCAGCAATATCTGGCGCATCGGCCGTGCCGACGGGCGCTCGGACATGGTGCTGACCGTGGCCGTGCCGGTTCAGCGCTATAAGAAGGTGCTGGGGGCCGTCTATATCTCGCGCGGGGGCGCGGCGGTGGACGTGGCCGTGCGGGAATTCCGCATGGATATCCTGCGCCTGTTTGCCATTACCCTGGGCGTGACGGTGCTGCTGTCCTTCTATCTGGCGGGTACCATCGCCCGACCCATCCGCCGTCTGGCCCAGGCCGCCGACGAGGTGCGCCATGGCCATGGCCGCCAGGTCACCATCCCCGATTTTTCCCGCCGCCGGGACGAGGTGGGGGACCTGTCGGTCAGCCTGCGGGAGATGACGGACGCCATCTGGAACCGCATGGACGCGATCGAGCGCTTTGCCGCCGATGTGGCGCATGAAATCAAGAACCCGCTGACCAGCATGCGCAGTGCGGTTGAAACCGTGCAGCGCGTGAAGACCGATGAACAGCGTCAGCGGCTTCTGTCCATCATCCATCACGATGTCCAGCGTCTGGACCGGCTGATCAGCGATATTTCCAACGCCAGCCGCCTGGATGCCGAACTGTCGCGCGCGCGCGCCGAACCGGCGGATGTGGGCCAGATGCTGACCATGCTGGCCAATATCCATGACGCCACCCTGGGTAACGCCGAAGCCCTGCGTGAAGCGGCGGCAGAGGCGGGCGGTGACGTGGCCGACGCGCCGGCCCCGGTGCGGGTGGAGGTCGAGATGCCCAACACCCGAACCGGCCTGGTCGTGCCAGGGCTGGAAGGTCGTCTGACCCAGGTGTTCCAGAACCTGCTGTCGAACGCCCTGTCCTTTTCCCCGCCGGGCGGGGTGGTGCGGTTCAAGGTGCGGTCCCTGCCCGACCGGGTCGAGATCACCTGCGAGGATCAGGGACCGGGCATTCCGGAGGGCAAGCTGGACGCGATCTTCGACCGGTTCTACAGCGAACGGCCCAAATCGGAAGCGTTTGGCAAACATTCCGGTCTGGGCCTGTCGATCTCCAAACAGATCATCGACGCCCACCAGGGCCGCATCTTCGCCGATAATATCAAGGGTGCGGATGGCGCGGTTCAGGGCGCGCGGTTCACGGTGGTGCTGCCCCGGTAA
- a CDS encoding ABC transporter ATP-binding protein, whose protein sequence is MPLDVAQAAVAAIDVDALTKKFDAHTALHGISFTVPAGGTVALLGGNGAGKTTTISILLGLLLPTSGTVRVLGHDMLTARYSALPRMNFSSPYVDLPHRLTVRENLTVYGHLYGLTHLKDRIARMAEELDLTAILNRPSGNLSAGQKTRVALAKALLNDPELLLLDEPTASLDPDTADWVRGFLEQYRARTGATILLASHNMAEVERMCDGVLMMKGGRIVDRGTPADLLSRYGRDNLEEVFLDIARDRRQAAE, encoded by the coding sequence ATGCCATTGGATGTCGCCCAAGCCGCTGTTGCCGCCATTGACGTCGACGCACTGACCAAGAAGTTCGATGCGCATACGGCGCTGCACGGCATCAGCTTCACCGTGCCGGCTGGTGGCACGGTGGCGTTGCTGGGCGGCAATGGCGCTGGCAAGACCACCACCATCTCCATCCTGCTCGGCCTTTTGCTGCCGACATCGGGCACGGTGCGGGTTCTAGGACATGACATGCTGACGGCACGCTACAGCGCCCTGCCGCGCATGAATTTCTCCAGTCCCTATGTCGATCTGCCCCACCGACTGACCGTGCGGGAGAACCTGACCGTCTATGGCCATCTCTATGGTCTGACGCATCTCAAGGACCGGATCGCCCGCATGGCGGAAGAGCTGGACCTCACCGCTATCCTGAACCGTCCGTCGGGCAACCTGTCGGCGGGGCAGAAGACGCGCGTGGCGTTAGCCAAGGCGCTGCTGAACGATCCGGAGCTGCTGCTGCTGGACGAACCAACCGCCAGCCTTGACCCCGACACCGCCGATTGGGTGCGCGGCTTCCTGGAACAGTACCGCGCCCGCACCGGCGCCACCATCCTGCTGGCCAGCCATAACATGGCGGAGGTGGAGCGGATGTGCGATGGCGTCTTGATGATGAAGGGTGGGCGCATCGTGGACCGGGGCACGCCCGCCGATCTTCTGTCCCGCTATGGCCGCGACAATCTGGAGGAAGTGTTCCTCGACATTGCCCGCGACCGTCGGCAGGCGGCGGAGTAA
- a CDS encoding ActS/PrrB/RegB family redox-sensitive histidine kinase has product MSEAITNSASTIQGGRSGPALAAAEGRVSARTLITIRWIAVAGQFATLTTVMALFEFELALAHALAGVAVSVLVNLYAARRVAAHPFLDDREAALYLAYDMVQLTVLLYLTGGLDNPFAVLMLAPLTVAASTLGRAAVILLAVLAVCCFTGLALVAMPLPWPGVEPAGLPPLYRFGVWAALTLSAGFIAAYLYQVADGARRLSGALNASQDALARAQRASAVGALAAAAAHELGSPLGTIAVVAKELARDIPPDSPIAEDVALLQSQVARCRDILAELSRRPGDTGGAEPIVPLAALIETTAAPYVRHGIELKIDTVAEPEDGAPQVQSVPEMVHGLANILQNAMQFASERVTVTADWTAPGLTLTVQDDGPGYPATVVGRLGEPYVSGRNPAAREAAGNMGLGLFIAQTLLERSGASVRYMNGRAGGAVVVIRWKHPTFTV; this is encoded by the coding sequence ATGAGCGAGGCAATCACCAATAGCGCCAGTACGATTCAAGGTGGACGTTCCGGCCCGGCCCTTGCCGCCGCAGAGGGGCGGGTCAGTGCCCGCACCCTGATCACCATCCGCTGGATCGCAGTGGCCGGGCAGTTCGCGACCCTGACCACGGTCATGGCACTGTTCGAATTCGAACTGGCGCTGGCCCATGCCCTGGCGGGGGTGGCGGTGTCGGTGCTGGTCAATCTCTATGCCGCGCGCCGGGTGGCGGCGCACCCGTTCCTGGATGACCGGGAGGCCGCACTGTATCTGGCCTATGACATGGTGCAGCTCACCGTGCTGCTGTATCTGACGGGCGGTCTCGACAATCCCTTTGCGGTCCTGATGCTGGCGCCGCTGACGGTTGCGGCCAGCACGCTGGGCCGGGCGGCGGTGATCCTGTTGGCGGTATTGGCCGTCTGCTGCTTCACGGGTCTGGCCCTGGTCGCCATGCCACTGCCCTGGCCGGGGGTGGAACCGGCGGGCCTGCCGCCGCTGTACCGGTTCGGGGTCTGGGCGGCATTGACCCTCTCGGCGGGATTTATCGCGGCCTACCTTTATCAGGTGGCGGACGGGGCGCGGCGCCTGTCAGGGGCGCTCAATGCCAGCCAGGATGCCCTGGCGCGGGCACAGCGGGCCTCGGCCGTCGGTGCCCTGGCGGCGGCGGCGGCGCATGAGCTGGGCAGCCCGCTGGGCACCATCGCCGTGGTTGCCAAGGAGCTGGCCCGCGATATCCCGCCCGACAGCCCCATTGCCGAGGATGTGGCCCTGCTGCAAAGCCAGGTGGCGCGTTGCCGCGACATCCTGGCCGAACTGTCGCGCCGGCCGGGCGACACGGGCGGCGCGGAGCCGATTGTGCCCCTGGCCGCCTTGATCGAGACGACGGCGGCACCCTATGTTCGCCACGGCATCGAACTGAAGATCGACACCGTGGCAGAGCCGGAGGATGGCGCGCCGCAGGTGCAGTCGGTGCCGGAAATGGTGCATGGGCTGGCCAATATCCTTCAGAACGCCATGCAGTTCGCCAGCGAACGGGTGACGGTGACGGCGGACTGGACCGCTCCTGGCCTGACCCTGACGGTACAGGATGACGGGCCGGGCTATCCCGCCACCGTCGTCGGGCGTCTGGGGGAACCCTATGTCAGCGGGCGCAACCCGGCAGCACGGGAGGCGGCGGGCAATATGGGCCTGGGCCTTTTCATCGCGCAGACCCTGCTGGAGCGGTCGGGCGCGTCCGTTCGCTACATGAATGGCAGGGCTGGCGGGGCCGTGGTGGTCATTCGCTGGAAACATCCTACATTCACCGTGTAG
- a CDS encoding ActR/PrrA/RegA family redox response regulator transcription factor, whose protein sequence is MTDAALEAGEQPKLTFTGDASRSLLIVDDDAPFRTRLARAMERRGFDVVAVDSVNLGIEVAHESAPRFAVVDLRLGDGSGLDVVKALRDARPEARVVVLTGYGNIATAVAAVKFGAVDYLPKPADADAVEAALLTDGPLPPPPESPMSADRVRWEHIQRVFEQCDRNVSETARRLKMHRRTLQRILNKHAPKA, encoded by the coding sequence ATGACGGATGCGGCGCTGGAAGCCGGCGAACAGCCGAAATTGACCTTCACGGGCGATGCCTCGCGCTCGCTGCTGATCGTGGATGATGATGCGCCCTTCCGCACACGGCTGGCCCGCGCCATGGAACGGCGCGGCTTCGATGTAGTCGCTGTCGACAGCGTCAATCTGGGGATCGAGGTGGCGCATGAAAGTGCGCCGCGTTTCGCCGTGGTCGATCTGCGACTGGGCGACGGGTCGGGTCTGGATGTGGTCAAGGCCCTGCGCGATGCACGGCCGGAGGCCCGCGTGGTTGTGCTGACCGGGTACGGCAATATCGCCACCGCCGTCGCCGCGGTGAAGTTCGGTGCCGTCGATTACCTGCCCAAGCCCGCCGACGCCGATGCGGTGGAAGCAGCGCTGCTGACCGATGGCCCCCTGCCGCCGCCGCCGGAAAGCCCGATGTCCGCCGACCGCGTCCGTTGGGAACATATCCAGCGTGTGTTCGAACAGTGCGACCGCAATGTCTCCGAAACCGCCCGCCGGCTGAAGATGCACCGCCGCACCTTGCAGCGCATCCTGAACAAGCACGCGCCCAAGGCCTGA
- a CDS encoding calcium-binding protein has translation MPNTNASDNALFRAWNSARDPVIEGTDGDDLLLGTASSDILIGRAGNDTLAGGDGFDVMSGGPGDDWLHGAAGVDVAIYGGSRADYDFTVVGGTVTEVTDLRDGSPDGFDRLTGTETVIFGRETVFGSFLSTDRADGPQAAPAAMGLTVAVAASTAGTGWLVDQAFYLEQNADVAAAVQAGQFVNAQAHWETYGQFEGRAPNALFNAGYYLSTNADLKAAFGADASAALTHWLTYGLREGRDASPLFDSEAYLAANQDVAAANMPAVEHYMLYGYVEGRAALADMAWFGLV, from the coding sequence ATGCCCAACACCAACGCTTCCGATAATGCCCTGTTCCGCGCCTGGAACAGCGCCCGTGATCCCGTGATTGAGGGGACCGATGGCGACGACCTGCTGCTGGGAACCGCGTCCAGCGATATCCTGATCGGTCGGGCGGGCAATGACACACTGGCCGGTGGCGACGGATTCGATGTCATGAGCGGGGGGCCGGGCGATGACTGGCTGCATGGCGCCGCCGGTGTCGATGTTGCCATCTATGGCGGGTCGCGTGCCGACTATGATTTCACGGTCGTTGGCGGTACCGTGACAGAGGTGACGGACCTGCGCGATGGGTCGCCCGACGGTTTCGACCGGCTGACCGGGACCGAAACCGTGATTTTTGGGCGGGAGACGGTGTTCGGATCGTTCCTGTCCACTGACCGTGCCGACGGGCCGCAGGCCGCACCCGCTGCCATGGGTCTGACAGTCGCCGTCGCTGCCTCCACCGCCGGCACCGGCTGGCTGGTCGATCAGGCCTTCTATCTGGAACAGAATGCTGACGTGGCGGCGGCGGTGCAGGCGGGGCAGTTCGTGAATGCTCAGGCGCACTGGGAAACCTACGGCCAGTTCGAAGGAAGGGCACCCAACGCCCTGTTCAATGCTGGCTATTACCTGTCCACAAACGCGGACCTCAAGGCGGCCTTTGGTGCTGATGCCTCGGCGGCGCTGACCCACTGGCTGACCTATGGTCTGCGGGAAGGGCGCGATGCCAGCCCCCTGTTCGACAGCGAGGCCTATCTGGCGGCCAATCAGGATGTCGCGGCGGCCAACATGCCGGCGGTGGAACATTACATGCTGTATGGCTATGTGGAGGGCCGTGCCGCGCTGGCCGACATGGCCTGGTTCGGCCTGGTTTGA
- the rfaE1 gene encoding D-glycero-beta-D-manno-heptose-7-phosphate kinase: MTDLHSLIDALAGSRILVVGDIMLDRFTRGRVDRVSPEAPIPVLRVLNEATMPGGAGNVAANLAALGARTQLVSVVGDDAAGRELSALVADLLGGADGILTVAGRPTTTKTRFIAGGQQLLRADAETDAPLPDADGARLLALVAERLPDAGILVLSDYGKGVLTPDLTASMIELAHAAGVRVLVDPKGRDYRRYRGAFCITPNAGELAEATGMPARDDAGVIAASRALLADCGIGAVVATRSEQGMSVVPADGPVIHLRAQAREVFDVSGAGDTVVAVLAAAIASGAGLADAAMLANIAAGIVVAKVGTATVRPSELRDGAGLTLATGQGGKRVTLDRAVEHAERWHRQGLRVGFTNGCFDLLHPGHVSLIAQARAACDRLVLGLNSDESVRRLKGPTRPVQNETSRATVLSALGDVDLVVVFGEDTPLDLIRALRPDVLVKGADYTVDTVVGAKEVQGWGGRVVLAELTEGQSTTGTIARMK, from the coding sequence ATGACCGACCTTCACAGCCTGATCGACGCGCTTGCCGGTTCCCGCATCCTGGTGGTGGGGGATATCATGCTGGACCGGTTCACCCGGGGCCGCGTGGACCGTGTGTCACCGGAAGCGCCGATCCCCGTGCTGCGCGTTCTGAATGAGGCCACGATGCCGGGCGGCGCTGGCAATGTCGCGGCCAATCTGGCCGCCCTGGGGGCCAGGACACAGCTTGTATCGGTGGTCGGCGATGATGCGGCGGGCCGGGAATTGTCGGCCCTGGTCGCAGATCTGCTGGGGGGGGCTGACGGCATCCTGACCGTGGCGGGCCGCCCCACCACCACCAAGACCCGCTTCATCGCGGGCGGGCAGCAATTACTGCGCGCCGATGCCGAGACCGATGCGCCGCTGCCCGATGCCGATGGTGCCCGCCTGCTGGCACTGGTGGCCGAACGGCTGCCCGATGCCGGTATCCTGGTCCTGTCCGATTATGGCAAGGGCGTGCTGACGCCCGATCTTACGGCATCCATGATCGAACTGGCCCATGCCGCCGGCGTGCGGGTGCTGGTCGATCCCAAGGGGCGCGACTATCGCCGCTATCGCGGGGCCTTCTGCATCACCCCCAATGCCGGCGAACTGGCCGAGGCGACGGGCATGCCGGCGCGCGACGATGCCGGTGTCATCGCAGCCAGCCGCGCCCTGCTGGCCGATTGCGGCATCGGCGCCGTGGTCGCAACACGCAGTGAGCAGGGGATGAGCGTGGTGCCCGCCGACGGGCCCGTCATCCATCTGCGGGCCCAGGCGCGAGAGGTGTTCGATGTCTCGGGCGCGGGCGACACTGTTGTCGCCGTGCTGGCAGCCGCCATCGCGTCGGGGGCCGGTCTGGCGGATGCCGCCATGCTGGCCAATATCGCCGCTGGCATCGTGGTGGCCAAGGTCGGCACGGCAACGGTGCGGCCGTCCGAATTGCGTGATGGGGCCGGCCTGACCTTGGCCACGGGGCAGGGGGGCAAGCGGGTCACGCTGGACCGTGCCGTCGAACACGCAGAACGCTGGCACCGGCAGGGCCTGCGCGTCGGCTTCACCAATGGCTGTTTTGACCTGCTGCATCCGGGCCATGTCAGCCTGATCGCGCAGGCGCGGGCCGCCTGTGACCGGCTGGTGCTGGGCCTGAACAGCGACGAAAGCGTGCGCCGCCTGAAAGGCCCGACACGGCCTGTGCAGAACGAGACCTCGCGCGCCACCGTCCTGTCGGCGCTGGGCGATGTCGATCTGGTGGTGGTTTTCGGGGAGGATACGCCGCTGGATCTGATCCGCGCGCTGCGCCCCGATGTGCTGGTCAAGGGGGCCGATTATACCGTGGATACGGTGGTCGGGGCCAAGGAAGTGCAAGGCTGGGGCGGGCGTGTGGTGCTGGCCGAACTGACCGAGGGGCAGAGCACCACCGGCACCATCGCCCGGATGAAATAA